In a single window of the Helicobacter felis ATCC 49179 genome:
- the def gene encoding peptide deformylase translates to MAILEVLQYPHKKLRTRSSEVRVFDAQLHAFLEDMHETMLARKGIGLAAIQVGVPKRILIINLPREEDETQHPEDRLEIINPVITHTEGSILWREGCLSVPEFYEEIERHANLTLAYQDRHGESKMLQASELLSVAIQHEMDHLNGILFVDKLSMLKRKKFEKEFKKALKSED, encoded by the coding sequence ATGGCAATCTTAGAAGTTCTGCAATATCCTCATAAGAAGTTGCGCACGCGCTCTAGCGAGGTGCGTGTGTTTGACGCGCAACTGCATGCGTTTTTAGAGGATATGCATGAAACCATGTTAGCGCGTAAGGGTATTGGTTTAGCTGCCATTCAGGTAGGCGTGCCTAAGCGCATTCTTATTATCAACCTGCCCCGCGAAGAGGACGAAACCCAACACCCAGAAGATCGCCTAGAGATCATCAACCCTGTGATCACCCACACGGAGGGGAGCATTCTTTGGCGCGAGGGGTGTTTGTCTGTGCCCGAGTTTTACGAGGAGATTGAGCGGCATGCTAATCTCACTCTAGCCTATCAAGATCGCCATGGGGAATCTAAAATGTTGCAGGCTAGCGAGTTATTGAGCGTGGCAATCCAGCACGAAATGGATCACCTCAATGGGATTTTATTTGTAGACAAGCTCTCCATGCTCAAGCGTAAAAAATTTGAAAAGGAATTTAAAAAAGCCCTCAAGAGTGAGGATTAA
- a CDS encoding YifB family Mg chelatase-like AAA ATPase: MRAQAHVNTLYCATMHGAHAKIVEVEGSFTRALPAFVIAGLPNNAIQESKQRVQGALQNNGFAFPPLKITINLSPSDLPKSGSHFDLPMALLIALQKNPLKHVWFAFGELGLDGKIKHSDSIFPMLLDIALQAPNAHVILPKAGHELFSLIPNLHLHFVEHLNQALEIITQDTQPSRSHAPKLPFDSLQIGDTPYYYTQEFELDFTDVRGQEHAKQAALIAASGMHNILFEGSPGCGKSMIAKRMRYILPPSTLEEMIASTKLRILSHQEGNYTPLRSFRNPHQSASKSSILGSMQANNPKPGEIALAHNGVLFFDELPHFKKDILEALREPMENNQLVISRVASKISYDTSFLFVGAMNPCPCGNLMDNFKVCRCLEKDIIAYKNRLSAPFLERIDLFVQMSPTEIHAKSTHSSTSMHQQVLEAFKMQKSRGQARLNGKLNEQEIAQFCLLDSQAAQILDQAILRYGFSERAINKMKKVARTIADLASCATIQKAHMLKALQFRKV; the protein is encoded by the coding sequence ATGCGCGCCCAAGCGCATGTCAATACTCTTTATTGTGCCACCATGCACGGGGCACATGCCAAAATTGTAGAGGTGGAGGGGAGTTTTACACGCGCCCTGCCCGCCTTTGTGATCGCTGGACTGCCCAATAATGCTATTCAAGAATCCAAACAACGCGTGCAGGGGGCTTTGCAAAATAATGGCTTTGCTTTCCCGCCCTTGAAAATCACTATCAACCTCTCCCCCTCCGATTTGCCCAAAAGCGGGAGTCATTTTGATCTGCCCATGGCACTCTTGATCGCCTTGCAGAAAAACCCCTTAAAACATGTGTGGTTTGCCTTTGGGGAATTGGGTTTAGATGGTAAGATCAAGCACAGCGATAGCATTTTTCCCATGCTCTTAGACATTGCCCTGCAAGCCCCTAATGCCCATGTGATCCTCCCTAAAGCCGGGCATGAACTCTTTAGCTTGATTCCTAATTTACATCTGCATTTTGTAGAACATCTAAACCAAGCCTTAGAGATCATCACCCAAGACACCCAACCCTCCCGCTCCCATGCCCCTAAATTGCCCTTTGATTCTTTGCAGATCGGCGATACACCCTATTACTACACCCAAGAATTTGAGCTAGATTTTACCGATGTGCGCGGGCAAGAACACGCCAAACAAGCCGCCTTAATTGCGGCAAGCGGAATGCATAATATCCTTTTTGAAGGCTCTCCGGGCTGTGGAAAGAGCATGATTGCCAAGCGCATGCGCTATATTTTGCCCCCCAGCACCCTAGAGGAGATGATCGCCTCTACCAAATTGCGCATTTTAAGCCATCAAGAGGGCAACTACACGCCCTTAAGAAGCTTTAGAAACCCCCACCAGAGCGCGTCCAAATCCAGTATTTTAGGCTCTATGCAAGCCAACAATCCTAAACCCGGAGAGATCGCCCTAGCCCACAATGGGGTTTTATTCTTTGATGAACTCCCCCATTTTAAAAAGGACATTTTGGAAGCCTTGCGCGAACCGATGGAAAATAACCAACTGGTGATCTCTAGGGTGGCTAGCAAGATCAGCTATGACACCTCTTTTCTCTTTGTAGGGGCGATGAATCCCTGTCCTTGTGGCAATTTAATGGATAATTTTAAGGTCTGCCGTTGTTTAGAAAAAGACATCATCGCGTATAAAAACCGCCTCAGTGCGCCTTTTTTAGAGCGCATCGATCTCTTTGTGCAGATGAGTCCTACAGAAATACACGCCAAAAGCACGCACAGCTCCACATCCATGCACCAACAAGTTTTAGAGGCTTTTAAAATGCAAAAATCTAGGGGGCAAGCCCGTTTGAATGGCAAGCTGAACGAACAAGAGATCGCACAATTTTGTCTTTTGGACTCCCAAGCCGCGCAAATATTGGATCAAGCAATTTTGCGCTATGGATTCTCTGAGCGCGCCATCAACAAGATGAAGAAAGTGGCGCGCACCATTGCCGATTTAGCAAGCTGTGCTACTATCCAGAAAGCCCACATGCTCAAGGCACTCCAATTTAGAAAGGTTTGA